Part of the Helicobacter bilis genome is shown below.
TTAAAAGCAATATTGTGTTCTTTACAATACTTTGTCGCCACTTGCTTTATCTTTATCCCTGCATGATCACTTGCTATGAATAACATAATTTTCCTTTTATTAAAGTTTTAGAAAGAATAAGAGCGTATTTTTCATAATCCATAATATTGCTTCATTTGTCGGCGGAAACAATAAAATGATAATGAGTAGAATCATACCATATTTTTCAACATTATTATACAATCTTGCAAAGAAGCTATTATTGAAATAAAGTCCTATATACGCTAAGATTAATGCACCATTAAGCGGTGGAATAGGCAATAGATTAAAGACTGCAAGCATCACATTTACTTGCAACAAAATGAAAAAGAATTGCATAAGAAGACCGCCACTTTGCATAAGTCCTAAATCTATGCCAAATCGCAAAATAACCACACAGCACAATGCAACAAGAAAATTAAAAAATGTCCCAGATAATGCGACATAAAGACAGCCTTTATAGCCCGTTTTTTCTTTAATATTTTCATAGTTTATCGGCATAGGCTTTGCATATCCAAATATGAAATTTGCCCCTACAATAATTAATGTAAATGGAATGATAAAAGTGCCAAGTATATCAACATGTTTCAAGGGATTAAGTGTTATACGATTAGAAACCCTAGGTGTTTCATCACCATAACGCAATGCCATTAAACCAGATAGAATTTCCCTGCCAATCGCAGAAAATAATAATGCAACGATATAAAAACTAATAGTTATTCCAACTTCAGTTATATCTAAATCGTCCATACCAATCCTTAAAACTACCTTGAAACACTACACATATTAAAATCTATCTAAAGATTATAGGGTCTAATTTCACCCTCAAATTTCTGTGCATCTTTTTGTAAAGTTTCTATACCTTTAAACATTCTTTTCCATCGCACCTTATAGCGATTGATAGGATTGCTTGCTTCTGATTCTATACTATCAGTCAAAGTTATGCTAAAGTAGGTAAACCAAGGCTGCCCTACAATGCGACTATAATCTACCACACCCCAGAATCTAGAATCTTCGCTATTATCGCGATTATCCCCAACCATGAAAAAGCAATCCTCATCAATTTTTTTATAAAAAAACTCTTCTCCATTTTCATTTTTAATATCCATAGCTACGCCATGATTATTTGGCAAAGTATTATTTGTTCCACCCTTATCTGCACGAATACGCATCACCTCATAACTTTGAAAAGGCTCTGTCCTATAATCTTTTTCTCCATAATGAATCCCAACATATTCTCTAGCATACGGCTCTTTTACATACCTTTCATTTAGAAACTCTTTTGTTTCATAATCTTTAAAATGTGTATCAATATAAGAATCTCCCTCAAATGGTCGCAAATACATGCCATCTTTTGCAAATATCACTTTATCACCACCGATCGCAAAATTTCTCTTTACATAATATGTCTTATCATCGCCGGGTGGATTAAATACGACTATATCCCCCCTTTTTGGTCTATCCCCCTCGATTAAATGCCTATTGCCGTGAAAATCTGGAAGTATTGGTATCTCAAGCCATGGAATCTTTGGTATTGTGATTCCATACGAGTATTTTTTTACAAACATCATATCGCCCTCATACAGCGAGCCAACCATCGAGCGACTAGGGATAATAAAGCCTTGTGCTACAAAAAACACTAAACATAATACAATTACAATCGCACCAGTCCAACTTGAAACAAAATTGCTAATCCATCTTAGAATCTTCATATACACCCTTATTCAAAAAAGTTTTAGAGAAACTATACAAAAGTGCAATTCTACTATTAAATACTTAATATTTAGATTTTCCATTTGTATTCAATATATCTTAAGGATTAAACTAAAACTAGTTTTCATGGCATGATTTTATATTTCATCACACCAAGATTCTATAAAACAATATGTTGTGTTAGAATAAATATGCTATGATTTTACAAAATTGTGCAATTTTATTCATAAAGGCTTAAATATGGCAATGTCAAATATCGATCAAGTAACAAGTTTGCATAAAAATAACGAGTTGCAGCTACTTTGCTTTCGCTTAGAAAAAGGAAAAGATTTATATGCGGTGAATGTATTTAAGATACGGGAAGTTGTGAAATATAATGGGGCTGTTACTATTGTGAGCCATGAGCCAAACTCCCTTGTAGAAGGGCTTATTACAATAAGAGAACTCACTATACCACTCATTGATATGCGTAAGTGGTTTTTCTATGATCCTGCTATGCCTACAAAGAATCTGCGTAGCTTTGCTGTGCCAAGACAAAAGGGTGAAGATGATATTATAATGATATGTGAGTTTTCAAAATGGACTATTGGTGTGCGTATTTATGAGGCAGATAGAATCTTAAATAAAAAATGGACAGAGATAGAGCAAAGTGCGGGTGTTGGCAGTAGCGGTGGGGGTAATGGTAAGCTTGTCTCACGCACAAGATATTATGATGGTAAATTAGTGCAAGTCGTTGATATTGAAAAAATGCTTGTAGATGTATTCCCATGGATTGAAGAAGAGAAAAATAAAGAGATGGAGAGCATTAATCAAGTCGTTACTACTAAAAAGATATTACTTGCAGATGATAGCCCAAGTGTGCTAAAAACTATGCAAACTATCCTTAATCGACTAGGTGTTGTGCATCTTGATTTTATCAATGGGCAAAAATTACTCGATCATTTATTTAGCCCTGATACAGATATTTCAGAAATTGGGCTTATTATCACTGACTTAGAAATGCCTGAAGCAAGTGGTTTTGAAGTGATTAAGCAAGTCAAAGCAAATGCCGCATCAAAGCATATACCTATTGTTGTAAATTCATCAATGAGTGGGACAAGTAATGAAGAGATGGCGTTATCACTTGATGCAGATGAGTTTATATCAAAGTCAAATCCTGTTGAGATTGAAAAAGCTGTGCGAGAGTTAATGCTGCGTTAGTTTTATTGCTTTTAGATTCTATAACTTTAAATTTTTAGGATTATCACAATGCAGCAAACAGAAAATATACTAAACTGGCACAAAGACTTTTTAGATAATAAGATTATGTTGCAACAAGTGCTAAATAATACAGATTTAGCCTTTAGGATACAAACACCAAACTATGTATTATGCAGAGATTCTCTTAATGCAAATATTACACTACTACAAAATGTCGCAAAAGATTCTGGAGCAAATATCTTAGTTGCATTAAAGGGTTATAGCTTTTGGAGGGCATTTGAAAATATTCGCACAAAGTTACAAGGGGCTACTTGCAGTGGTGTAAATGAAACGCTTTTAGCATTTGATAGCATTGCCACGCCTTTAATGCAGCAAGATTCTAATGTAAAAGAAGTGATAAAAGCGTTACTACCTTATCTAAAAAATATCTCAAAGAATCCTGCTAGAAAAACTTCATATACACAAAATATAGAATCTCTTTTTAATAATCTGGATACAACACTAGAAGATAAAGATAATTATCAATCCCTTTGCAAAGAGATCCCTTACGCTTTGTTAAATATATTTATACATAAAGAAATATGTGTCTTTGCCCCAGCTTATAAAGAAAGTCAAATGCAAAATATATTACCCTATGCAACGCATATTATCTTTAATTCCTTAGGGCAATGGGAGCGATTTAAGCCTTTTATAGAATCACAAAATAAACTTATTAAAGAGTTTTATCAAATACTATTGGAATGCAAAAAAAATGGAATATTACAAGTTGAGCTTCCAACAAAGATTCCACAAATTCATATAGGACTACGCATTAATCCCTTGTATAGCGAAGTTAGCCCGCCTATTTATAACCCATGTATCCCCAAAAGTCGCTTAGGTATCATACCCAGCGTTTTTTATAGAGATTTAGAGAATCTTGCTAAAAAATATAACTACACAGATACACTCTCATTTTTTAAAGCACATTTTAGCGGTTTGCATTTTCATACACATTGTGAGCAAGATTCTAGTGCCCTGCAGCGGACACTG
Proteins encoded:
- a CDS encoding site-2 protease family protein, yielding MDDLDITEVGITISFYIVALLFSAIGREILSGLMALRYGDETPRVSNRITLNPLKHVDILGTFIIPFTLIIVGANFIFGYAKPMPINYENIKEKTGYKGCLYVALSGTFFNFLVALCCVVILRFGIDLGLMQSGGLLMQFFFILLQVNVMLAVFNLLPIPPLNGALILAYIGLYFNNSFFARLYNNVEKYGMILLIIILLFPPTNEAILWIMKNTLLFFLKL
- a CDS encoding chemotaxis protein, which encodes MAMSNIDQVTSLHKNNELQLLCFRLEKGKDLYAVNVFKIREVVKYNGAVTIVSHEPNSLVEGLITIRELTIPLIDMRKWFFYDPAMPTKNLRSFAVPRQKGEDDIIMICEFSKWTIGVRIYEADRILNKKWTEIEQSAGVGSSGGGNGKLVSRTRYYDGKLVQVVDIEKMLVDVFPWIEEEKNKEMESINQVVTTKKILLADDSPSVLKTMQTILNRLGVVHLDFINGQKLLDHLFSPDTDISEIGLIITDLEMPEASGFEVIKQVKANAASKHIPIVVNSSMSGTSNEEMALSLDADEFISKSNPVEIEKAVRELMLR
- the lepB gene encoding signal peptidase I; protein product: MKILRWISNFVSSWTGAIVIVLCLVFFVAQGFIIPSRSMVGSLYEGDMMFVKKYSYGITIPKIPWLEIPILPDFHGNRHLIEGDRPKRGDIVVFNPPGDDKTYYVKRNFAIGGDKVIFAKDGMYLRPFEGDSYIDTHFKDYETKEFLNERYVKEPYAREYVGIHYGEKDYRTEPFQSYEVMRIRADKGGTNNTLPNNHGVAMDIKNENGEEFFYKKIDEDCFFMVGDNRDNSEDSRFWGVVDYSRIVGQPWFTYFSITLTDSIESEASNPINRYKVRWKRMFKGIETLQKDAQKFEGEIRPYNL
- a CDS encoding carboxynorspermidine decarboxylase, with product MQQTENILNWHKDFLDNKIMLQQVLNNTDLAFRIQTPNYVLCRDSLNANITLLQNVAKDSGANILVALKGYSFWRAFENIRTKLQGATCSGVNETLLAFDSIATPLMQQDSNVKEVIKALLPYLKNISKNPARKTSYTQNIESLFNNLDTTLEDKDNYQSLCKEIPYALLNIFIHKEICVFAPAYKESQMQNILPYATHIIFNSLGQWERFKPFIESQNKLIKEFYQILLECKKNGILQVELPTKIPQIHIGLRINPLYSEVSPPIYNPCIPKSRLGIIPSVFYRDLENLAKKYNYTDTLSFFKAHFSGLHFHTHCEQDSSALQRTLPHVIGHFGDYLSHCEWVNFGGGHHITRSDYNCTLLVNLIKDFREKYNGIQVMLEPGEAVGWQTGDLIGEVVDIVENEGLVAILDVSASCHMPDCLEMPYRPVCYKITKDSKGHAVIESDLGEEKGKYCYRFGGPTCLAGDVIGDYSFDTPLKVGDKIAFVDMIHYTIVKNTTFNGVELPSLGIVENGKFKLLKQFGYTDFKERN